The genomic interval ATCAATTATCCAAAAACGAAACCAAGATTTTTTTGGTTGGGCGATTAAGAAGTATTCGATTGCATGGTGGATCCTGTTTTGCGCATTTAGAAGATGGTCAAGAAAAAATTCAACTTTTTTTTCGCAAAGATACATTATCTGAGGCAAAGCAATTTAATTATGATTTTTTAGTTAATTTAATTGATATTGGTGATTTTGTTGAGGTAGAAGGAATTTTATTTTTAACTAAAAGAGAAGAAAAAACTCTTTTGGTGAAAAGTTTTAAATTAATTTCTAAATCATTAAGACCATTGCCAGAAAAATGGCATGGTATTCAAGATGAAGAAGAAAAATTAAGAAAAAGATATTTGGATATTTTATTTAATCCAGAAGTTCGTGAAATGATAGAAAAAAAAGCAAAATTTTGGAATGCTGTTCGTGCTTTTTTAATTAATAAAAATTTTTTAGAAGTAGAAACTCCTGTTTTAGAAACAATTACTGGCGGAGCTGATGCGCGTCCATTTATTACTCATCACAATGCTTTGAATATGGATGTTTATTTAAGAATTTCAATGGGCGAATTATGGCAGAAAAGATTAATGGTTGCTGGTTTTGAAAAAACTTTTGAAATTGGCAGACAATTTAGAAATGAAGGAATGGATGCCGAACATTTGCAGGATTATACTCAAATGGAATTTTATTGGGCTTATGCTGATTATAATGATGGAATGAAATTAACAGAAGAATTATTTAAATATATTGCTCAAGAAACTTTTAACACATTACAATTTAAAATTGGAAAATTTGATATTGATTTAAATAAAAAATGGGAAATTTATGATTATAGTGAAACAATAAAAAAATATACTAACATTGATATATCAAAAGTAAATATTAAAGAAATAGAAAAAAAACTTGAAGAATTAAATATAAAATATGATAAAAAAGGTTTTAATATTACAAGAGCGATTGATAATTTATGGAAATATTGTAGAAAAAATATTGCAGGTCCGGGATTTCTTATTAATGTTCCAATTGTAATGGAGCCATTAGCAAAAAGAATAGAAAAAAATTCAGAATTAGTTCAACGATTTCAAATAATTTTAGCTGGTTCAGAATTAGGAAAAGGATATAGTGAATTAAATGATCCAATTGATCAAGCTGAAAGATTTGCTGATCAACAAAAATTAAAAGATGCTGGCGATGATGAAGCGCAGATGTTTGATAAAGATTTTGTGGAAGCAATGGAATACGGTATGCCACCAATTTGCGGGTTTGGAATGTCAGAAAGATTATTTTCTTTTTTAATGAATAAAACAAGTCGCGAATGTCAAATTTTTCCGTTGATGAAATTAAAAAACATGTAAAAATGGCTACAGTGATTTTGTTAGTAAAAATTAAAAAATTTAAAAGATGTTGAACATTTGGGAGTGTTAATTTTTGGTAAAAAATCTATTTTGGAAGAATTAACAAAAGAGTTTGAATTGTTTGAATAAATTTTTTATTAAATCTATTCACATTTTGACAAAAAAATTAGTATGAAAAAACTACCTGATAACCAAATCGCTTTTTACCAGGTACTGGACGGCACGGTAAATATTGAGGTGCTTTATGCCGAAGAAAATATCTGGCTTACTCAAAAGAAAATGGCAGAGCTTTTTGATTGTTCGCCAGACAACATGTTCAAAAAGAAGGCACTCGCGAAGTAAATAGAAAAACCTTATTTTATAGCCTTGAAGCTATTATTGCTGTTGGCTATCGAGTTAATTCGGAGCGGGCTACCGCATTTCGCAAATGGGCAACTCAGGTTCTCAAGCAATATGCCATTCGTGGCTATGTTTTGGATCGTAAGCGTCTTGAAAATGGCACTTTTCTTGGCGAAGACTATTACGATAGATCGAAAGTAAATTGGAAAAATATCGGATTGTGCAAGATAAATTGTTTGAGTCCGATTTTGACCGCGTGGTAAAAAAGATTTTAAAAATGAAAAATTAGTGATTCTTTAAATGAAAAATAAAAATATTTAAAAAAAATTAAAAATATGGAAATTATAAAAATAACAAATAAAATTAATTTAAAAGATTTAAAACAGATGTCTCAAAATATGTTTGGTGATTTAGTTAAGGCAGTTGTTGATGTTGAAAAAGAAATTATGGTTGTTGACGCGGAATTACATGCTGATGAAGAGGCTTTACTTTTAGAAAATGGTTCAATTCAAAAAGATTTGTGGGGTATAAATATTTATCCAGAAATTCAAGATGAAAATTGGATTGAATTTGATTCAATGATAAATTTGCGTCCTTCGCAAGAAAATAGGAGTAGAGGTGTTGATAATTTAGAAATACAGAAAAAAATTATAGTAATAGTAAATAAGCTTATAATAAAATGAGTATAAAACATAAACAATTAGCTGGAGGTCGGTGGAATAAATTAACATTTTTTGAGCAAATGGCAAATATTGGAAGTGAAGTTGAGAGAACTATTAAATGGAAAGAAAAATGTAATATAGATTATAGTCAACAAGCATTTGAAAGAGCTTTGGAGCTTTTGAGTTTTACTATTGATGATCAGAAAAATAAAAAACGATTAAAAGAATTAGTTAGAGTTTATGAATGCTTAGTTGATTATTTTGTTTTTGAAAATCAATATGGTTCTTCTGATAAGCTATGGCAAAATTATTTTTTTGTTTTTAATTGGGCAGCAAGAAAAGAAAAAATATGTGTTTGAATTAATGGAAAGTAATTAATAAGAGTTGAACTTCAATTAATTTGAAAAAATATGGATGAAAAAAAATTTCAAAAAATAAAAGATATTGCTGAAAAGGAAATCAGCAACACACCTGATGTAGCGCATGATATGAATCATATTATTCGTGTGTATAATCTTGCGTTAAATATAGCAAAACACGAAAGCAATGTTGATATGGATATATTACAACCTGCTATTTTATTACATGATATTGGAGGACATAAAGAAATGAGTGATCCAAGTGGAAAAACTGATCATGCTATTGAAAGCGCTAAAATGGCTGAACCAATTTTAAAAAATTTAAATTTTACTGTAGAACAAATTAAACATATCCAAGATTGTATAATTTCGCATCGTTATAAAACAGAAAATAAACCTAAAACAATTGAAGCAAAAATTTTATTTGATTCTGATAAATTAGATGCTATTGGCGCTATTGGAGTTGCTCGCGCATTTTGTTGGATTGGTAAAAATAATGCGAATATTTATAAAAAAGTTAATTTAGATGAATATATTAAAGAGAATATGAATGGAAAAACAAATGGACGTATTCAAGATAAAACAAAGCATAGTCCACAAATTGAATTTGAAGTAAAAACTAAATTTATTATTGATAAATTATTTACTAAAACTGCAAAAGAGATTTGTAAAGAAAGAATTTTATTTTTTGAAAATTTTTTAAATAGAATGGAGCGGGAAATTAATGGGGGATTATAAGATATTAAAACATAAGAATAATAAAACAAAAAATTAATTAAACTTTTTGTTATTATGGAAACAATAATTCCATTTTTAGACTTAATATGGAAAAACTAATACCAAGATTATTTAAAATGCCAAAGCAAAGTTTTTTTCTTTTTGGACCGCGCGGAACAGGGAAATCTACTTTGTTAAAACAAATCTATCCAAACGCTCTTTGGATAGATTTACTTGAACCTGATATTTTTCGTTCTTATAGTAGTCGGCCAGAACGTTTAAAAGAAATTGTCCTTGCTTATCCAAAAAAGAAAATAATTATTATTGATGAAATTCAAAAAATACCCGAACTTTTAAATGTTGTTCATTTATTAATAGAAAAAAAAATTAATAAACAATTTATTTTAACAGGTTCAAGTTCGCGAAAATTAAAAAGAACAGGCGTAAATTTACTTGCTGGACGATTATTAAAAAAAACACTTTATCCTTTTGTGGCGTTAGAATTGGGCAAAAAATTTAATATAAAAAACGCTTTAACTACAGGCCTTTTGCCATTAGTAATAACAGCAGATAAACCATTAGATGTTCTTAAATCTTATATTGCTTTATATGTGCGAGAAGAAGTGCAAATGGAAGGATTAGTTAGAAATATAGGCAATTTTTCAAGATTTCTTGAAGCAATTAGTTTTTCTCATGGGTCAATGCTTAATACTAGCAATGTTGCTCGTGAATGTGAGGTTGAAAGGAAAACAGTTGAGGGATATATAACAATTCTTGAAGATTTATTATTAGCGCATCGTATTCCTGTATTTGTAAAACGAGCAAAAAGAGCGGTTATTGCTCATTCAAAATTTTATTATTTTGACACGGGAGTATTTTGTTCATTAAGGCCTTCGGGGCCATTAGATAAACCAGAGGAAATTAACGGCCCAGCTCTTGAAGGACTTATTTTTCAACATCTTATGGCTTGGAATTCATATCAAGGAGATGAAAATAAAATTTATTTTTGGAGAACTAAATCAGGATCAGAAGTTGATTTTATTATTTATGGAGAAAAAATATTTTGGGCAATCGAAGTTAAAAATAGCGATAAAATTCGGCCAGAAGATTTGCGCGCATTAAAAACATTTAAATTGGATTATCCTGAATGTAAAGCGTATTTTCTTTATCAAGGTAAAGAGCGAATTAAAAAACATGGAATATTGTGTTTGCCTTGTGAAGAATTTTTATTAAGTTTAAATCCCTCACATTCCAATAATATATTTTAAAAATTAAGAATAAATACGAATTAGATTCTCGTTTATACAGGAATGACAAATAAGATTAAAATTAATTTTTTTTTATTTAATTTATTAATATGATTGAAGAAAAAATTATAAAAAAATATATTTCCAATGATTTGAAGTTTGTAGTTGAGGGCAATACAGTTGTTTTTAATGTTTCAATTTTGGATATTGCTAATATTTGTCAAAAATTATATTTTGAGCATCAAATGCAATTAAAAACAATAACTGCGACAGACGAAAGACATGAGAATAATTGTTTTAAAATATTTTATGTTTTTGGATTGCCAAGAGAAAATATTTTTTTTATTCCATATATTATATTAAAAGACACAAAAGAATTTCCATCTATAACAAAAAGTATTCACGAGGCTTCTGGATATGAAAGAAAAATTAAAACTTTTTTTGGTCTTAATCCTGTTGGTCATCCGCATTTGCGACCAATATTGCTTCATGAAAATTGGCCAGCAGAAAAATTCCCATTGCGAAAAGATTTTAATTGGCAAGAAAGACCAGCAGAAGTTGATGGTTTGTATGAATTTCAAAAAGTTAAAGGAGAGGGGATTTATGAAATTCCAGTTGGCCCAGTGCATGCTGGAATTAATTAAATAATAAAATTAATTATACATTTTTACTATGCCAGACACAATTTTATGTAGGGTCTCATTGGAATTGAACATGACGCGCGAATAACATATCCTTACGCAATTTATGATCAAATTAAATTTGATATTGCATTAGAAAAAGATGGAGATGTTTATTCGCGATTTCGCGTTCGCGTTAAAGAGGTTTTTACTTCTATAAATATTATAGATTAGGCATTAAAAAATTTATCTGAAGGAGAAATTTTAAATAAAAAAAATATTAATTTAAGAAAAAATAGTTTTAGCATCGGAATAACAGAGGGTTGGAGAGGGGATATTGTTTATTTTGTAATTACAGATTCTATTGGAAATATTTCTCGTGTTGATGTCAGAGATCCATCATTTATAAACTGGACAGTATTAGGACACACAGGTAAAGGAAATATTGTTCCAGATTTTCCTTTAATAAATAAGAGTTTTAATTTATCCTATTCAGGAAATGATCTTTAATTTTAATTTTTTTATATGACACAATTTATTAAAATTTACGGAATGAATATTTTTTTGATTATTGTTTTATTTTTTGGCGGTAGATTTTTTTTGAAAAAAATTGTTAAAAAAATAATTAAACAATTATTTAAAAATGAAAATAAAGAAAAAAATATTTTAGAAAAAAGAGCAAAAACAATTGGAAAGATGATTGTTGGAGTTGGGAATGTTGTTATTTATGTTATTGTATTTTTAATGATTTTTAATCTTTTTGGTGTAAATATTGGGCCAGTTTTGGCTGGAACCGGAATTATTGGATTAGCTGTTAGTTTTGGCGCGCAATCAATTGTAAAAGATTTTATTTCAGGATTATTTATTTTAATTGAAAATCAATATGCGATTGGTGATCATATTAAAATAGACGATAAAGAGGGAATGGTAATAAAAATAACAATGCGTTCTACTCTTTTACAAAATGAAAATGGCGCTGTGTCTTATATCCCAAATGGTTCAATAAAAACCGTGACAAATTTTTCTCAAAATAAAATATAAAATAATTATTTTTTTAATTTTTAAATTTATGACAGATTTATTAAACTTTTCCTTTGATAGTGAATTAGAAGGATTAGAAACAAAAATTAAAATAGATTTTTTGGGTTAATAGACATTTTGGGTGCTTGATTTTGGCACTTTTGTGATATAGTATAAGGGGTTGTTTAATGATTTTAGAATCATTTGGCAAACATTATCCTTTTTGGTTAGCTCCACTTAATACTGTAATTTTACTAGTAATTTTTTTCTGGTTATCATATAAAGAAATAAAACAAGCAGAAAAAATAAAAATTTAATTTAAAAAGTATGATAGAAAAAATTTATAAAAAAGATTTTGATGAATGGAATATTCAAAAAAAGATTATTAATATTTCAGAAAATAAAAAAATATTTCATGAAAGAGAAATATTGAGTTGATCCAATGAGTTTTTCTTTTGTTACTTCTTGGAAGAAGTAAGGACTATGTGTCCATTTATTTATTATATAAATAAGTAGTATTATTATGTCAAGTATTATTGTATATTGTTGCTGTACTATGACATTATCACATTGCTACGACATACTGATACAATTTATTGACAAAAATTTTTATAGGAGTATATTAAAATCACAAAGGTCAAAATTTAATAAATTAAATTTATTTTTTAATAAAAAATATATGAAAAATCTAAGAATCGGAATTTCAAATCCCGATGAAATGGAAGAAATAAAAAAAGAAATCAACAAGGAAGGATGGGATGATAGTGTAGCAGTTTTAATTGGAAAAAAGGAAGAAATGCCGGCGTTGTTAGAACAACTTGAGTCGGGAGGAAGAACAGTAAAGTTAGAAACTTATATAAGATTACATAAAGAAATTGCTCTTCCGTTTGAGGAAGTTTTAGAGGAAGATTTAAAAAAAGCAATGGAAGGACACAAAGGCGAATTTTACTTAAGTGAGTGCGATAATTTGAGTAATTGTACAGATCCAGATGATACTAGTTGGAGTGTTGACTTAAGATATTTTGATAAGGCTAATAATTTAGCCTGTATAAGGATAGCAACGGAATTAATTGCAGAGCTTAAGGAGGATTTTAAAACAATGAAATTTTCGGAATTACCAAAAATTCCAGAAGTTCAAATCGGGGCTTCTGAAGTAGATAAAGAAAACAGAATGGAAATAATAAGAAAGAGAGAGGAATTGAAAGAAAGCCGAAAAAGAACAGTTGAAGATAGATTTAAAGAATGGTTAATAAAAATTGGTTTTGCAGGTGAATTAAAATATGGTGAAGAATTTTGGAAGAAAATGAAAAAGGCACGTTTTAATTATCTTACAAGAATGGAAAAGAAAAACGCTGAAAGGAAAAAAGAAGAATTTGATTTTTGATTTTAGTTTAGTTTTTGGCAGGAGTATAGTTTGGTTAGAATTATGAATTACCAAATCAATCAAAATTGTTGTAGTTGTTGTTGTAATTTCTTTTTTGGAAAAAAATATAACAAAATCAGAATATGATAAAAAAAAATATTAAACAAAAAAATTATAATTTTACAGCGATTTTTGAACCAGCGGAAGAAGGTGGTTATGTTGTTTATATTCCAGCTCTCCCAGGATGCGCGACCCAAGGAGAAACATTTGAAGAAGCTGAAACTATGGCAAAAGATGCTGTTGAGGGTTATTTAAAAACAATGCAAGATTTGAAAGAAGAAATTCCTGTTGAATCAGAAAAAATTATTATTTCTAGAATTCCAGCTTTGGTTTAATTTTATGCGATTACCAATAATTAGACCTCAAAAAGTTATAAAAGTTTTAAAGAAAATTGGATTTGAAAAAATAAGACAAACTGGCAGTCATTTAATTTTAGCTAACAGAGCGACAAAAAAGATTATTCCAATTCCAGTCCACAATAGAGACATTAAATGCGGTCTTTTATCAAGTATTATTAAACAAGCAAATTTAACAATAGAAGAATTTATAAAATTATTATAAATTAATAAAATTATGAACCATCAAATCAATCAAAATTGTTGCGGTTGTTGTTGTAATCTCTTTTTAAGAAGGGACTGATTTGTTTTTTATTTAATTTTTGAAAAATTAGTCTCTTTATTGGAAGAGATTTTTTTGTGTCAAAGCAATTTAGAAATGTCATACCTTGATAAATTAATTAAATTAAATATTTTGAGCGTCGCAGGTAATTAAACATTATTCAGACTCCATTACGTGCGTTAAAACGCATTCTTTTGATTTTCCACAATCCAATTCTATCCATTATTATTCTTAATGTTTCTTTATTTATTTTTTTGG from Candidatus Kuenenbacteria bacterium HGW-Kuenenbacteria-1 carries:
- the lysS gene encoding lysine--tRNA ligase; translated protein: MSNEKETRLEKLNKIIAQNINPYPAIVKRTHVSKEALADFDQLSKNETKIFLVGRLRSIRLHGGSCFAHLEDGQEKIQLFFRKDTLSEAKQFNYDFLVNLIDIGDFVEVEGILFLTKREEKTLLVKSFKLISKSLRPLPEKWHGIQDEEEKLRKRYLDILFNPEVREMIEKKAKFWNAVRAFLINKNFLEVETPVLETITGGADARPFITHHNALNMDVYLRISMGELWQKRLMVAGFEKTFEIGRQFRNEGMDAEHLQDYTQMEFYWAYADYNDGMKLTEELFKYIAQETFNTLQFKIGKFDIDLNKKWEIYDYSETIKKYTNIDISKVNIKEIEKKLEELNIKYDKKGFNITRAIDNLWKYCRKNIAGPGFLINVPIVMEPLAKRIEKNSELVQRFQIILAGSELGKGYSELNDPIDQAERFADQQKLKDAGDDEAQMFDKDFVEAMEYGMPPICGFGMSERLFSFLMNKTSRECQIFPLMKLKNM
- a CDS encoding phosphohydrolase, which produces MNHIIRVYNLALNIAKHESNVDMDILQPAILLHDIGGHKEMSDPSGKTDHAIESAKMAEPILKNLNFTVEQIKHIQDCIISHRYKTENKPKTIEAKILFDSDKLDAIGAIGVARAFCWIGKNNANIYKKVNLDEYIKENMNGKTNGRIQDKTKHSPQIEFEVKTKFIIDKLFTKTAKEICKERILFFENFLNRMEREINGGL
- a CDS encoding ATPase; this encodes MEKLIPRLFKMPKQSFFLFGPRGTGKSTLLKQIYPNALWIDLLEPDIFRSYSSRPERLKEIVLAYPKKKIIIIDEIQKIPELLNVVHLLIEKKINKQFILTGSSSRKLKRTGVNLLAGRLLKKTLYPFVALELGKKFNIKNALTTGLLPLVITADKPLDVLKSYIALYVREEVQMEGLVRNIGNFSRFLEAISFSHGSMLNTSNVARECEVERKTVEGYITILEDLLLAHRIPVFVKRAKRAVIAHSKFYYFDTGVFCSLRPSGPLDKPEEINGPALEGLIFQHLMAWNSYQGDENKIYFWRTKSGSEVDFIIYGEKIFWAIEVKNSDKIRPEDLRALKTFKLDYPECKAYFLYQGKERIKKHGILCLPCEEFLLSLNPSHSNNIF